The Kogia breviceps isolate mKogBre1 chromosome 19, mKogBre1 haplotype 1, whole genome shotgun sequence genome contains the following window.
GGCCGATCCCCCCTGTGTGTGCACTCCCGGTGGGGCACTGCTGAGCCTCTAGCACCTGGGGGTGGGTAGCATGGGGCGGGGGCAGGCCTCCCAGCTGCACAGGGTTTTGGGGCAGCTTGCTTTCAGCTCTATCTGAAGCCCCTTCTTCGAAAGAATTCAAGGCATTATGTATACTCTCTTTCCTTAGTAGACATCCTCGTGATGTTCCCTAAAGGGAAAAGAATTGCTAAATTAGTCAGTTGTCTTCCCAAAAGTGCCCAGGAAACTGTAATTAACAGCTGATTAGGAAAAAACCCTGCCGAGTTGGATGGAATTGAGTGGAACGAAGGTCCTGGGCTCACCCTGCAGTTCTGGGTGAGGGACTGGGAGACTCAGGCCTGTGGAGCTTGCAAATCCCCTTTCGTGAGCTTGGGCCACACAGTTCTTTTCCATCATCCTTGAGATCTGGAGTGGCATTTGTCACACTGGATCGATGGTTTTGGTGATCATATGTCCTTGAAGGTTAGCACGATTGTTCCTTGTTCTGCAAAGACTGTAGTCACGGTAGCTCATCTGTTCTTGGCCTCGAGTCTTTTGTGTTCACGCAGGCTGGGCACAGCCGACCCCCTCAGGTCTGGTGCCAGTGGGCGGGGCCTCCCCTCTTCCACTCGTTTGCTTCCGGTGACTGTGCTGGAATGGCATGGCTTCCTTGGGCAGCTGTGAGCAAGAGCCTGGCAGAGCCCACAGGCTTTGTGTTGGGCGGTCAGTAGGGGTCACAACTGCAGTCAGAGAGCTCCACGGATGAGAGGAAGAAGATGCAGATTCCCGCCCGGCCTGTGGTCCCCATTCTCCGCCTTTACTTGTTCCCCTTCCTTCAGGCTGTTCGCCGCCTAGTTCCTCAAAGTTAGCTGGGTCTTCAAGTGGGCAGCCTCAAGAGTGGGACGGGGCTCCCAGGAACGGCCAGCTGCCACTTGAGAGGGAGGATGGCGAGGGTGGGGCTCCAGCAGAACTTGGGTCCCAGGTCAGCTGGGTTCCAGGTCGTTGGAACTTGGACCACTGGTTTGAGAGCTGATCATCCTGTGTCTTTGTTTGgtgtttactttgtttttctttttcatctttgaagCTGGGGGCTTAAGAGTGGGTGTGGGGCCTTTTTGTGACATTCTCATTGTGGTCTGGAGGGGTGGCCTTTGCCCAggaccccaggcctcctgcagcTATCCCCACATAAACGAGGGCTGGCTGTTTGGTTTTTACCAAAGCAGACACCGAACATAGTGTAACATGGCAACATTACCTCGAAGACTGTGTCCCGACAGAGGCACGGCAGTTGTGGAGGAGTGGGGATGGCGGCCTACTTGCCTCTAATGGGGGCTCCGCATTATGCCTGATGGTGCCCAGCTATGGCCAGGCCAGCCTCTCGCCTCcatttccttcctatttctcTGCACCTTCCCTTTGCGGGTGTGGGGAAGGCAGAGCAGAGCAGGCTTCAGCTCCCTTGGCCTGGCCCTCCATGTGGTCCTACATAGCAGCACATGTTGTGATCAAGCCATGTGTCAGGCTCTACATAAGTGCGGTGGGAGTGGGAAGTGGCCACCTGCTTTTCTGGAAGTTACTTTAGGAAAACGTAGAGGGAAATGACCAGGAAGGGAAGGTGAGTGGTTTTTCTCTCCAAGTCCTGTTTGAGTTCACAGGGGTGATGGGAGGCTCACTGACCTGCTGGACAGGCCAAGGTACAGCTCATCCTTCCTCACAAGGAGCTGTGTCTGCCATCCCCATCCAGAGCAGGGCCGCACCTCTTGGCTCCCTCGCCCTTCGTGGCCCCAGGACTTTGAAACTACTGGAgttcccaaagagcttttgtttttgtggatTACACCTATCTATTTTTATTGTGTTAGAAGTGTTAGAAGTTAgaactgagaaatttaaaaaaaaccaaataacttgTTCATTCTGAAGTAACAATAATAAATGTTACATGTTATCAATAACGACatttggggggaattccctggcggtctagtggttaggaatttgcactttcactgcagagggcctgggttcaatctctggttggggaactaagatcccacaagctagatggtgtgaccaaaaaaaaaaagatatttttgtgaaaattaatttttcccaGGCAACAACATTTTAGGGGTAAGAATGGTATTTTAGATTTCTGCTGGTCTCTAATGTCTGCCCAAACAGAAGACAGCTGGGTTCTCCTGTTTGCCTTTAGTCTGACGTAATCTCACGCCGTACTGCACACCCCGGGGGGAAAGGGTGACAAGGCACCTGCCGTCTGAGCATGATTGTGAAAATCACTCTGACCTTGCATCCACCCTGGGAGGGCCTTGGACCCACAGGGGTGAGGCCTGAACTTGGAGAGCTGCAGTTTTAGGGACTTGGCAATGAGGAAGTCCCCTGGCACCCAGGATGTGGGGTTCTTGTGGCTCGTCAGGAACATGTCGGGCAGGGTCTGGGTCAGCTGCCGCCATCCTGGCACGTGGGAGGCTGCCTGCTGGTGTTCGTGGGGAGCCTGCGTGTGCTCCTAGTGACCTCACTGTTGCCTGGTGCCCAGAGGATATGTCCCTGTAGCCGTCACCTGGTTTTGCTTTGGACGGAGGCACGTGGGTCCTGCCCCCAGTTGTGCTCAAAACCCAGACAGGAAAATGCTGCAGACCGTGTTCTGGCCAAGTCTGGCCAGCGGGAGCCATAGGGGGCTTTGTGGAGAGCCTCGGCATCCACACCTTTCTCTCTCCGCAGTTTGACGAAGGCCGGAACAACTTTGTGGGGGAGGTCACCAAGGAGAAACTTCTGGACTTCGTCAAGCACAACCAGTTACCCCTGGTCATCGAGTTCACTGAGCAGGTGTGGCTCTGTGCTGCTGGTCCTGCCCCTGGTGGGGGGAGGTTCAGGGGGTCATGATGTTCGGTCATGGGGACCCCCACTTGCAGAGCCCGTGCTGTTGTCCAGGCATGTGGTGGCATTGGGGCCATTGAGAGAATAGCCTGTGTCAACAGTTTGGTTTGTGACTCAGACCAAGTAACTTGCGTTTCTAACACAGACAGCCCCGAAGATCTTCGGGGGGGAAATCAAGACTCACATCCTGCTGTTCCTGCCGAAGAGCGTGTCTGACTACGAGGGCAAGCTGAGCAACTTCAAAAAAGCTGCCGAGAGCCTCAAGGGCAAGGTGAGCACTCCCGGGCGGCTGCGGGCGGCTCGGCCCCAGGTTGAAGGCTGGTCCAGAGTGTTCTTCCTGCCTCAAGACAGCCTGTTTAGCCTCAGGGTCCCAGCTGTTGGCAGTGGGCAGCAGGGAGGCAGAGGGAGCCCTCGTCCTGCAGTGCCATCAACGTGCCTTTTCTCCCCCAAGATCCTGTTTATCTTCATCGACAGCGACCACGCCGACAACCAGCGCATCCTGGAGTTCTTCGGCCTGAAGAAGGAAGAGTGCCCGGCCGTGCGCCTCATCACGCTGGAGGAGGAGATGACCAAGTACAAGCCAGAGTCGGACGAGCTGACGGCAGAGAAGATCACCGAGTTCTGCCACCGCTTCTTGGAAGGCAAGATCAAGGTACAGGCCGTGTCTGGGGCTGGGTTGGGGTACTGCTGAGGATCCTGGTGGCGCGTGGAGCAGCCCGGCCTCACAGGCTCACCTCCTCCCGAGGCTCTGGAAGCAGCTAGGCAGCGGAGGGGTCCCTGGGTGACCGCGCATGCCTGACCCTGCTCTACCTGCCCTCTAGCCCCACCTGATGAGCCAGGAGCTGCCTGATGACTGGGACAAGCAGCCTGTCAAAGTGCTTGTCGGGAAGAACTTCGAAGAGGTCGCTTTTGATGAGAAAAAGAACGTCTTTGTGGAGTTCTGTAAGTGAGGCCCTCTAGCTCCTCGGGGCTCGGTGGGGCAGGGCACTTTCCGGCCGAGCAAGACTCAACGGCTCTCTTTCAGACGCCCCGTGGTGCGGTCACTGCAAGCAGCTGGCCCCCATCTGGGATAAGCTGGGCGAGACGTATAAGGACCACGAGAACGTCGTCATTGCCAAGATGGACTCCACAGCCAACGAGGTGGAGGCGGTGAAAGTGCACAGCTTCCCCACGCTCAAGTTCTTCCCCGCCAGCGCCGACAGGATGGTGCGCCCGCCATCGAGGGCTGGGTGGGAAGGGTGTGCAGGGGCAGTGGGGGGCTGTCAGGTAGCACCGCTTCCCGCATCTCATCCCCCTCCCCACAGGTCATCGACTACAACGGGGAGCGGACACTGGACGGTTTTAAAAAGTTCCTGGAGAGCGGCGGCCAGGACGGAGCCGGGGATGACGATGTAGGTGGTCACCGGACCCCGCGGCCCACGGGACGTGCTTTCTCAGTGCTGCCGAGCAGCGCTACCTGGGGGTGTTGGAAGGGTTTCTCGGTGCCGGTGTTTGCTGAGGAATCCTCTCAGGCTCGTCTGGCACGTTCCCTGTCGCGCTGAGGTGCTCTGCTGGGTGTGAGCTCAGGCCTGTCCACGTCAGCTAGGGTCAGCTGGGGGTAGTGGAGGGGACGTCAGAAGTGCCAGGCCAAGAGGGTGTGGCAGGGTGGGCGTGGTGGAGGGAATGGTCAGCTGAGGCCGCAGGGCCTGCCTGGAAGTGCGGGGATGTAGGACAAGGGGGCAGACGTCCTTGCGGGGGGACGGGGCAGGTGAGGGGTGCCAGGGCCGTTTGTGCTGCTGTGGTTGAGGGGCTGTCACTGGCCTCTCAAACTCCAGGGCTACAGGGGTGGATGTTACACACCAGCAGTTCCCTGCTTGGTCTTCGTGCTGGCGCGGCCCCTGCGCTCACCTGCTGGAGGGCGTGGGCTGGGCTCCCACAGCACCAGCTCTGCTTCCACCCTGTCTCGTGGGCAGAAGTCCCCATGCCTCGCTCTCCTCGGGAAGCCCAccccacatatacatacatctgcTCACAGACACCAAAGTTGGCTGCTCGTGTCCGAGTGGCCAGCTGGTCCCTGGCGTACTTGGCATGGGTGTGGGGGCCTCAGCATGCTAGCTTGGCCTGGACCTctcatttcccttccttttcatccTCCGTCCCAGGATCTAGAAGATCTTGAAGAAGCAGAAGAGCCTGATCTGGAGGAAGACGATGATCAAAAAGCTGTGAAAGATGAACTGTAACACAGAAAACCAGACCTGGGCACCCAAACCCGGCACCTCCCAGTGGGCTGCACACCCAACAGCACAGCCTCTGGATGTCTGCAGACCCTCCCGGAGAGGGAGCGTCGATCAGAAATGCAGGGAACTTTTTTGAAGCCACACTTCACTCTAACACACGTGTAAATCTAAACCCGTCTTCCTTTGCTTTTCAACTTTTGGAAAGGGGTTTATTTCCAGGCCAGCCCAGCCCATCTTGgtgggcctttttttttaaattgtgatgtaCTTTTTTGTACATGATTCTGTCCAGAGTGCTCGCTAAAATGTTTTGGAATCTCACGCTGGCAATGTCTCATTCCTGTTAGGTTTATActattacttaaaaaaacaaattccatCTGTGGGATTTTTAGGTGTTTTTGGAAGTCAGGGTGTTTGTTCCACCTTGGCCAGGCCTTCCTGGGACTCCTGTCCCCTGTGTGGGGCAGGACCAGGCCGGTCTGGACAGGTCCCTCACCTCATGCGGTGTTGCCATGGTGGAGCGTGGCTCCTGCATCATTTGGTTAAGTGGTGACTTCAGGTTTCTGTCACAGGGCCCCCCCCAAGACTGGAGGGTGCAGCTGCAGTCCCCTCCTTCCCCAAGCCAGGGTCCTCGTTGCTCTGTGACTTCCAGGGTGGCCTGAGGCCTGCAccaggcagaaccaggaccctcCGTTTCCAGGCTGGGAGACGGCCAAGGATGCTTGCTTGAGCCGAATCACATGTTGACAGTTCTTCAGGCATTTCTACCACAATATTGGAATTGGACACATTGGCCAAATAAAGTTGAAATTTTCTGCCTGTTGTCGCCTCTGCCTTACAACCTCCAGGCACGGGGAGTGGGGCTGGAATTCCAAGTTTCTCGGGAGAGGAGGTGGTCTTGGTGGGGGCCGCTGTTGAGACATCTCATTCGTGGAATGCAGCAGAGATGCAGAAGCGTGCACAAATCCTGTGGGCACAGTGTGCGGAGCTGTCACCGTCACGACTGCGGGTGAGGGTTGCCTCTTGGTCCTGTTCCTGTGCCGTCAGGCTGGCTCACCTGTGATGCAGTTCGGTGCCTTTACCCGCCGTGGGCATCCAGTGGTCACAACATGGATTCTGCCCATGTGCCATGTCAGGACATGATGGTCAGGGATGCGTGGCTCTAACCTTAACCCTAGGGTGGGGAGTGGCCCCTCCCCACCACTGCCTGGAACCACTGCagcttctgatgagaaatcagggGCGTTCAGACTTCAAGAATgctgtatgggcttccctggtggcgcagtggttgagaatccacctgccgatgcaggggacacgggttcgtgccccggtctgggaagatcccacatgccgtggagctgctgggcccatgagccatggccgctgagcctgcgcgtccggaatctgtgctctgaaatgggagaggccacaacagtgagaggcctgcgtgacgcaaaaaaaaaaaaaaaaaaaaaagaatgctgtgcTCATCACCAAACCTTCATGTAAAAAAGAATCTGGAGTTAAGGTAGCAAAtctctagtttttaaaatgtaatttgacTTCTAGAACCTCTGCTTACTCATAGTTTACATAGGGAAGAGTATTTCGATTGATATTTTTCCCCACAAACTCAAAGCTGCCAGCCTGGCTGCAGTGTTGGGCTGATGGCACCTCTTGGGCCTTGGAGAGAGCTCTGAGTGGGAGACCCACAGGGGTCCAGCCGGGCTCAGGTGGGTGTCCGTCCCTGGCCAGGACAGCCCTGCCCAGCCTGGGGCTTCCTGTCTGTTGCTCTGTGCACACATCTGTAGCCACAGGTAGGACAGCAGGGCTGTTGATGACGTTATTGGAGGGAACAGGTGGAGATCCAGTCCACTTTGGGGGGTCAAGGACAGACCAAATGTGCCTAGGTCCCCGAGGAGCCCGGCCTGTCACTCCACATGCTCCATCAGTCCCTCCAACTTGCTGCCTGGAGTAGGAAGTGTGCATGCATTACCTGATTCCCAGCCCCCAGCTCTGATGCTGCTGGGACCTTGGAGGTGGCAGGGGCAGGTCCAGCAGACGTGACCATGAGACTTGCTATGAATGCGGTTCCCTTGGTGGTCTCGGCCCATGGGGAGGTGGGTGTGTCATTTCCCCTATGACCACAGCTATGCTCCAGCCAGAGGCCCAGGTATCTGCTCTTGCCCTCACAAACCCCAGGACTGCTCCTGCCTCTCACCTGGGCGTGTGGTATACAGCTGGTGTCCACGGAGAACCTGGTGTTAGTGCCCTAGGCAGCACCAACCAAGCCCCGGCTTGTCCACATGCTCTGGCATCCAGGTACCGCTCCCCAGCTCAGCCCATGGCCGGACTCCCTTCCCTGGTTCTCAGGTCTGTGCCAGGGCTGCTCCAGGGTCTGTGTGTGTTGTGCCTCGGCTGTGCTGACACAATGAGACGTGTATCCGTGAAAGAGTGAGCTCGCGGGTTCCCCAGAGGTATGCGTGTGGTTTCCAGAGGAGGGAACCCAGGGTGCGCTGAGAGCAGGGCTGTCAGGAGTCACAGCTGCGAGGGGTGGGCTATGCCCCGTGACAGGCGTGGGTGACCCTGCAGACCAGCTGTGTGGAGCCTGGCCCTCCGCATAGAAAGCTTGGGACCAGGTATCGCTGCCCGGAACAGGGCCGTCATGTGCTCCTGGGAGGGGGAGTGAGTCACCGATACCTTTCCCCTTTTGCCCAGGCAGCTGATTAGCACATTCCTGGGTCTGGGTTTGCTCGGACGTGGTGGTTGGAGTCCCAAACCCGGCAGCGCTGGTGGATTAGCAAAGTAACTTTGCAGGCTATGGGGTAGGCAGTCAAGGCTTAACAGCCTGGGGTGTCccaatctctctcttcctctgtccagCTGGTAGGAAGCTATTGGCCTGGAACTAAAAAGCAACTGCTGGGCCTGTGTACTGGACCCTCGAGGTCTGGCTTCTGCACCTGCCAGGAGGCAGCTGAGTGGGCCCTGCACAGACTCCCCTCCAGGACCCTGGCTTGTTTTCTGCTGGATGCAAAGCTTTGCTAGTTGAGTTTCCTCGGACTTTTCAAAGTAAGAGTTTTGCCCTGAATGTTTCACTTGCTTTAGTTCTCCAGAAGGCAGAACCTTAAAATTGTGCAAACCAGGTCACTTGACAAGTTCACACGGGCAGAGGCTCAGGGGCAAAGCTGTGTAAATACAGGTTTGGTGCTGGTGTGGTTGTGTGAAGAGCAGGTTAGACAGCTCACCGCTGGCTTCTGCCGAAAGGCTTCTGAGTGACTTGCTGCAGGCCGTGTCCATGGCTTTGAGGATGTGCTGCCCATGTCCTGAACAGAATGACTTTCAGGCATCTGTCCCTTCTTTGATCCAAATATCCAAACAGAAACCCCAAAGCCCAGATCCTGAGCTCTCTCAGCTTGCCTCTAGCAGGATAGAGCGGGAGGGTCACTCTTGGGGTCACCAATAGACCCACCCTGACGGTTTGCCCCACCTGGCCTGAGGCCTGTCACTGGTGGGAAAAAACATGCTGTTAGTGGCAGCTTCATCGGAGTTCTTTCATTTGATCCTCTGAGGAGGGCAGGCAGAAAGAACTTTCCACAACATCAGAAAAGGCAATCTTCACATCAAAGGAAAGTTCTGTCTCTGTGTACAGCATAGGACTTTGTCTCTGGGCTTCGTGTAAACAAGCCGGAAGAAACTGTACCCAGTTCCTCCCAAGTGACCAAGAGTTAGGACCACCCAGCACCATACTCTGAGCCCTAAATGCAGGAGCACTGGGAACCACCCCTCCTTCAGGGCCCCTGCAGGGCCTGAGTCGGGTGGAGTTTCCCATGGAACATTAGTGGCAACAAGGCAGGCACAGAAACCCTGTCAGGGCA
Protein-coding sequences here:
- the P4HB gene encoding protein disulfide-isomerase, which gives rise to MRERRRRALEPTGQSEVGAGGRALGDLSYKGGAGSARSRGLLSWRRLQERRDRTDMLRRALLCLALAALVRAGAGAPDEEDHVLVLHKGNFDEALAAHKYLLVEFYAPWCGHCKALAPEYAKAAGKLKAEGSEIRLAKVDATEESDLAQQYGVRGYPTIKFFKNGDTASPKEYTAGREADDIVNWLKKRTGPAASTLPDGAAAEALVESSEVAVIGFFKDVESDSAKQFLLAAEATDDIPFGITSNSDMFSQYQLDEDGVVLFKKFDEGRNNFVGEVTKEKLLDFVKHNQLPLVIEFTEQTAPKIFGGEIKTHILLFLPKSVSDYEGKLSNFKKAAESLKGKILFIFIDSDHADNQRILEFFGLKKEECPAVRLITLEEEMTKYKPESDELTAEKITEFCHRFLEGKIKPHLMSQELPDDWDKQPVKVLVGKNFEEVAFDEKKNVFVEFYAPWCGHCKQLAPIWDKLGETYKDHENVVIAKMDSTANEVEAVKVHSFPTLKFFPASADRMVIDYNGERTLDGFKKFLESGGQDGAGDDDDLEDLEEAEEPDLEEDDDQKAVKDEL